Proteins encoded within one genomic window of Anastrepha ludens isolate Willacy chromosome 4, idAnaLude1.1, whole genome shotgun sequence:
- the LOC128860558 gene encoding uncharacterized protein LOC128860558, translating into MVKILQAYNFAKQHTYALNGDILSASLIDSSRIAVSSAEQFIEIYDIGGKQRRNELNGIDLNAITTASEYAAAEAAAMAAAAQAAADERLPTKYTLATVGEVVLLIYCEAGKYLLTLEKETLGSPVQTGTTGISCTSSSNNTAICPEDDTKMFVRIYANFWKFPESKLIDLPITIRIASMTTPKAPLVESIDVIELPLRSPPDLIQCCQTSGNIIVSSRERIYLYEYTQCIHETTQPRFSYIDFLPFKFFVNLNFVPLRLCLAENVIAAMNNRYCVAFKVVDVVSSSAAGGAHCSPLDNDYGGGGCGGGGGLDDVADVDVDEAISSSESSLMSKVSAGPSSHNSFETDSLETTSSGRPLGVAGFPGRTPIDFNVARIVNSACGREFEVDLKSQWELGEAISVGGGGGIGPTSIGSIGGGVCVGDTQEIIIMPARANDIKIKLVNEAKAMNVQRVATHGNMAYAYNEDTSVQYDVRKLLQICMKSSEPNGRIVDILRCMDLKAIYQRHPHEDGLEDSEYDMGNQQVPGAVTTTKHANRRTLKSGQHQSCVGYALLVASSVDGYLYQFCAQGKWYSENEKPIAIYSFTAPVLKVHINDYVIYAITTESVETHTSRIGHKLYHNRFEYPTLGGLFPEESSPDVNSAIAVIGLCAFMHVQYVCVNRNNLVLISNSALANNSNDVSKRRNGGIGSGSAGGRNIAARILAETKVKNLLRSSSNNAAQQTLVNEWTLYNLEVPLVEHVIEDLEAIAESYRAASSTNFYDLMEEAHVMLRLSLSLQCEQLTEEREQQLRSKFVDNCRKLADFSIRSRKKEVYLQATGFYKMCNLQLADIYSNYINCYVQPACGEQQQLPFVNCSNSPVIDEMQLVGLIYTVKMFLLGLGTDRLLAAFLNQLVKPFFTPNRVIDQGFLQVPLSLEFLNMFIKYSPSDIPQIMLNSPVVADAISGELVNYLKYLDKLNPDENLLLAVTACRMSNYLLAQEVVARLSRRELAVALIKHKNVLFDDGTVLFQRRGSQHYDSLKFRSGSIATPASGQHHKSTTAQCTRRQQKRKPSFGLAQSSSPLLAPTHTAHGVISFSDFTETILLATENTDLIEAISDVFIHALCIEHSITLDIILQLFLNYIAAHIGHKGYQTSQKVFVIVLQVYYYDYFDVNPMHNPHDVPSQTAPNIEGGDEYDESSSKAPSLNSERDNESIANSLPDSNSGASSSMDDRSYSHPTNRNRIVYDQLHDQNSPYKRNITISPIQLDSNEPQTPTLGISDTETNLKGLKILFRMYMGRLKALSDLITDLQSADVEQQPINEDFVSLRMECIKFMIRHLQDLRSQQHQQHQQNPLLRHNGGTQYYYAKSASSSVVQPPAVVDERKIVYVPFIPDYKLNGEEFERHIKLYLRPIPCLLDRPQYLNRLPPFRRDDFSFPNRDEGECEVRFLGWHNELLTLTLKIQSLLASTKIDREIIEEFIAFIQKTPDLIGIDSFLVIVLPKPLAINYMLNFCPEYMWQYGKSNGFTPKHWESLLKKILSKQELMPNWKVHITEILNNLVAELSFEELLQCFPSEAIKHHKTEAFLKEFNDNRINYINEKLTFEELQKTLHSSDNETVLARDHLPMDNIDENNVFELTLRKAVSKQRSIALRSMIESTGTQLFDATSNPMYNL; encoded by the exons atggtgaaaattctGCAAGCCTATAACTTTGCCAAGCAGCACACGTACGCTCTGAATGGTGACATACTTTCCGCCTCACTGATCGATTCCAGTCGAATTGCTGTTAGTAGCGCTGAgcaatttattgaaatctatgATATCGGCGGCAAGCAGCGGCGTAATGAATTGAATGGCATCGATTTGAATGCCATTACCACGGCAAGTGAGTATGCCGCAGCTGAGGCAGCAGCGATGGCGGCTGCGGCACAAGCTGCAGCGGATGAGCGGCTGCCCACGAAATATACGCTCGCAACGGTGGGAGAAGTGGTGCTCCTGATTTACTGCGAAGCAG GCAAATATCTACTCACACTGGAGAAGGAAACTCTTGGAAGTCCAGTACAAACTGGCACCACCGGTATCAGTTGCACCAGTAGCAGTAACAATACGGCCATTTGTCCGGAGGATGATACTAAAATGTTTGTGCGGATCtatgcaaatttttggaaatttcccGAATCAAAACTCATCGATCTACCCATAACTATACGTATCGCCTCCATGACCACGCCTAAGGCGCCACTGGTGGAGAGCATCGACGTGATTGAGTTGCCTTTGCGTAGTCCACCCGATCTCATACAATGCTGCCAGACATCCGGCAACATTATCGTGAGCAGCAGGGAGCGCATCTACCTATACGAGTACACACAGTGCATACATGAAACCACACAGCCACGATTCTCATATATTGACTTCCTACCTTTTAAATTCTTTGTGAATCTAAATTTTGTGCCACTGCGCTTGTGTCTCGCTGAAAATGTCATTGCTGCAATGAATAATCGCTACTGTGTTGCATTTAAAGTGGTCGACGTGGTGAGTAGTAGTGCAGCTGGTGGCGCGCATTGCAGTCCGTTAGATAATGATTACGGTGGCGGCGGctgcggtggtggtggtgggtTAGACGATGTCGCCGACGTGGATGTTGACGAGGCCATTTCGAGTTCTGAATCAAGTCTAATGAGCAAAGTAAGTGCGGGTCCCTCGAGTCATAATAGCTTTGAAACAGATTCTTTGGAAACCACCTCAAGTGGGCGTCCGTTGGGTGTGGCTGGGTTTCCAGGACGCACACCAATCGATTTCAATGTTGCACGCATTGTGAACTCGGCTTGTGGACGTGAGTTCGAAGTAGATTTAAAGTCACAGTGGGAGTTGGGTGAGGCCATAAGTGTTGGTGGCGGCGGTGGTATTGGGCCGACATCGATCGGTAGTATCGGCGGTGGTGTTTGTGTTGGAGATACACAGGAGATTATTATTATGCCGGCACGCGCCAACGACATAAAAATTAAGCTGGTTAATGAAGCGAAAGCTATGAATGTACAG CGTGTTGCCACCCATGGCAACATGGCATACGCTTACAACGAGGACACCAGTGTCCAGTATGATGTGCGCAAGCTGCTGCAAATTTGCATGAAGTCTTCGGAGCCCAATGGGCGAATTGTAGACATTTTGCGTTGCATGGATTTGAAAGCGATTTATCAACGCCATCCACATGAAGACGGCTTGGAGGACTCCGAATATGATATGGGCAATCAGCAGGTGCCGGGCGCTGTGACCACTACCAAGCACGCCAATCGACGCACACTCAAATCTGGACAACACCAGAGTTGCGTGGGTTATGCATTACTAGTGGCAAGTAGCGTGGATGGGTATCTGTATCAGTTTTGTGCGCAAG GCAAATGGTATAGTGAGAACGAGAAGCCCATTGCCATTTATTCATTCACAGCACCGGTTTTGAAGGTGCACATCAACGATTATGTCATCTATGCAATAACCACGGAGTCGGTGGAGACTCACACTTCGCGCATTGGCCATAAACTTTACCACAATCGCTTCGAATATCCCACATTGGGTGGACTTTTCCCCGAGGAATCCAGCCCCGATGTGAATTCGGCTATTGCTGTAATCGGTCTTTGCGCTTTTATGCATGTCCAATACGTGTGTGTGAATCGAAATAATTTAGTGCTAATTAGCAATAGCGCATTAGCTAACAATAGCAATGATGTCAGCAAAAGACGTAATGGGGGCATCGGCAGTGGGAGTGCTGGTGGACGCAACATAGCGGCACGTATTCTGGCCGAAACTAAAGTGAAGAATTTATTACGCAGTAGCAGCAACAATGCTGCTCAACAAACTTTAGTCAACGAGTGGACGCTTTACAATTTGGAGGTGCCATTGGTGGAGCATGTAATTGAGGATTTGGAGGCAATCGCAGAATCATATCGTGCGGCTAGTAGTACGAATTTTTACGATTTAATGGAGGAGGCGCATGTCATGTTGCGCCTAAGTTTGTCGCTGCAGTGTGAACAGTTGACCGAAGAGCGCGAACAACAGCTGCGCAGCAAATTCGTAGATAATTGCCGAAAGTTAGCTGATTTCTCGATACG TTCACGTAAAAAGGAGGTGTACCTGCAGGCCACAGGCTTTTACAAAATGTGCAACCTACAACTTGCCGACATCTACAGTAACTACATCAACTGCTATGTGCAGCCTGCATGCGGAGAGCAACAGCAACTGCCGTTTGTTAATTGCAGTAATTCGCCAGTAATCGATGAGATGCAGCTGGTCGGTTTAATTTATACTGTGAAAATGTTTCTACTTGGTTTAGGCACCGATCGCCTACTTGCCGCCTTCCTCAATCAGCTAGTGAAGCCGTTTTTCACGCCAAATCGTGTCATCGACCAAGGCTTCCTGCAAGTGCCTTTGTCATTAGAGTTTCTaaatatgtttattaaatattcgCCAAGCGACATACCTCAAATCATGTTGAACTCACCAGTGGTGGCAGATGCGATCAGTGGAGAATTGGTCAATTACCTAAAATATCTGGATAAACT gaatcCGGATGAGAATCTCCTTCTCGCTGTAACCGCTTGCCGCATGTCCAACTATCTGCTCGCCCAAGAAGTGGTAGCACGTTTGAGCCGCCGCGAATTGGCTGTTGCTCTTATTAAACACAAGAATGTGCTCTTTGATGATGGCACCGTACTCTTCCAACGACGTGGTTCGCAGCACTACGATTCACTTAAATTCCGTAGCGGCTCCATTGCTACGCCTGCCAGCGGACAACACCACAAATCGACAACTGCACAATGTACGCGTCGCCAACAAAAGCGTAAACCGTCATTCGGTCTAGCGCAAAGTTCAAGCCCTTTACTCGCTCCCACGCACACTGCGCATGGTGTCATTTCGTTCTCGGATTTTACTGAAACCATTTTGCTAGCCACGGAGAATACCGATTTGATTGAGGCTATCAGTGATGTATTTATACACGCTCTGTGTATTGAACACAGTATTACGTTGGATATCATTTTGCAATTGTTCCTCAACTATATCGCCGCACATATCGGTCATAAGGGTTATCAGACATCGCAAAAGGTGTTTGTGATTGTTTTGCAG GTCTATTACTACGATTACTTTGATGTCAACCCAATGCACAACCCCCATGATGTTCCCTCACAGACAGCCCCCAACATAGAGGGCGGCGATGAATACGATGAATCTTCCTCGAAGGCGCCTTCACTAAACAGTGAACGGGATAACGAATCAATAGCTAATTCACTGCCCGACTCAAATTCCGGCGCCAGCTCGTCAATGGACGACCGCAGCTATTCCCATCCCACGAATCGCAATCGAATTGTTTACGATCAGTTGCATGATCAAAATTCTCCATATAAACGTAATAttacaatttcaccaattcaatTAGACAGCAATGAACCACAGACGCCGACACTAGGTATCAGTGATACTGAGACAAACCTAAAAGGACTCAAAATACTCTTTCGCATGTATATGGGCCGCCTAAAAGCGCTAAGTGATCTCATAACTGATCTCCAATCAGCTGATGTTGAGCAACAGCCTATTAATGAAGATTTTGTGAGTTTACGCATGGAATGCATTAAGTTTATGATACGCCATTTGCAAGATCTGCGCTCacaacaacatcagcaacaTCAACAAAATCCTTTGTTGCGTCACAATGGCGGTACTCAGTATTATTATGCAAAATCGGCAAGTAGCAGCGTCGTGCAGCCGCCGGCAGTGGTGGATGAGCGTAAAATCGTGTACGTGCCATTTATACCGGATTACAAATTGAATGGCGAAGAGTTTGAGCGTCATATAAAATTATACCTGCGACCGATTCCATGCTTGCTAGATCGGCCGCAATACCTAAATCGTTTGCCACCATTTCGACGTGACGACTTCAGTTTTCCTAATCGAGATGAAGGCGAGTGTGAGGTGCGGTTCTTGGGTTGGCATAATGAGTTGCTCACGCTGACACTGAAAATACAG TCGCTCTTGGCTTCAACGAAAATTGATCGTGAGATTATTGAAGAGTTTATTGCATTCATACAGAAAACACCGGATTTGATTGGCATCGATAGCTTCTTGGTGATTGTTTTGCCAAAACCTCTAGCCATCAATTATATGTTGAATTTCTGTCCCGAATACATGTGGCAGTATGGCAAG TCGAATGGATTTACGCCCAAGCACTGGGAGTCGCTCTTGAAGAAAATCTTAAGCAAACAAGAATTGATGCCTAATTGGAAAGTCCATATCACAG AAATCCTTAACAACCTGGTTGCTGAGCTGTCATTCGAGGAGCTACTGCAATGCTTTCCCAGTGAAGCTATCAAACATCATAAGACCGAAGCATTCCTAAAAGAATTTAATGATAATCGCATCAATTACATCAATGAAAAATTGACGTTCGAAGAGTTACAAAAGACTCTACATTCAAGCGACAACGAAACAGTGTTAGCACGCGATCATCTGCCAATGGACAACATcgatgaaaataatgttttcgaACTCACATTGCGTAAAGCTGTTTCAAAACAGCGTAGCATCGCTTTGCGTTCGATGATTGAATCCACAGGCACACAACTATTTGATGCTACCAGCAACCCAATGTATAATCTTTGA